A genomic stretch from Halalkalibacillus sediminis includes:
- the ruvA gene encoding Holliday junction branch migration protein RuvA encodes MYAYIKGKLEDVFEDHLVIDVSGIGYEIYSPNPYNFQRQIEQEVKIYTYFHVREDAQILYGFKEQEEKSLFKKLLNVSGIGPKNALSIVGQTSAHDFALAIEHEDDGFLTNFPGVGKKTARQMILDLKGKVDEWMHSGGATMTEPDAGSVNITTMSTEGADEALEALKALGYSSREINRISGKLKAYDGHSTDDFVKKGLQLLTSKR; translated from the coding sequence ATGTACGCATACATAAAAGGAAAGTTAGAAGATGTCTTCGAAGACCATCTAGTTATTGATGTATCAGGCATAGGATATGAAATTTATAGCCCTAACCCTTATAATTTTCAAAGACAAATCGAGCAAGAAGTTAAAATATATACATATTTCCATGTGCGTGAAGATGCACAAATTTTATACGGTTTCAAAGAGCAAGAAGAAAAGTCTCTGTTCAAAAAGTTATTGAATGTATCTGGAATAGGTCCCAAGAACGCCTTATCGATTGTCGGTCAGACTTCTGCGCATGATTTTGCATTGGCCATCGAGCATGAGGATGATGGATTCTTGACGAATTTCCCGGGCGTTGGTAAGAAGACTGCCCGCCAGATGATATTAGATTTGAAAGGTAAAGTAGACGAATGGATGCATAGTGGTGGTGCAACTATGACTGAACCTGATGCAGGATCAGTGAATATCACTACGATGTCCACAGAAGGGGCGGACGAAGCTCTTGAAGCTTTGAAGGCGCTTGGTTACTCATCACGTGAAATCAACCGGATTTCGGGCAAATTGAAGGCTTATGACGGCCATTCGACGGATGATTTCGTGAAAAAAGGTCTACAATTATTAACGAGTAAACGTTAA
- a CDS encoding YetF domain-containing protein, whose amino-acid sequence MTNEILVLIIRTIGVYIAIFLVFRLMGKREIGELSVMDLVVFILLAEIAIFAVEKTEQSFFFSMIPMLVLLVIQRLTAYLSLKSVTFRNWLDGRPSVVIRKGEINEDEMKRQRYNMEDLMIQLREKGVIEVSEVEMAVLETNGKLSVFEKKDQPPDVIDPLIMDGQFQEETLKSLSLTKDEVLSMLKRKGLYEIDHVSLAQLNTDGSLFIDMKN is encoded by the coding sequence ATGACTAATGAAATCCTCGTGTTAATTATAAGAACTATCGGAGTCTATATCGCTATATTTCTCGTGTTTCGTTTAATGGGAAAAAGAGAAATCGGTGAGTTAAGCGTCATGGACCTTGTCGTATTCATATTACTTGCTGAAATTGCGATATTTGCAGTTGAAAAAACGGAACAGTCCTTTTTCTTTTCAATGATTCCGATGCTTGTGCTTTTGGTCATTCAGCGACTTACTGCATATCTTTCTTTGAAAAGTGTCACATTCAGAAATTGGTTAGATGGGAGGCCGTCCGTTGTCATCCGAAAGGGAGAAATTAATGAAGATGAAATGAAGAGGCAGAGATATAATATGGAGGATTTAATGATTCAGCTTAGGGAAAAGGGGGTCATTGAAGTTAGCGAAGTAGAAATGGCCGTTTTAGAAACCAACGGGAAGCTGTCTGTCTTTGAAAAAAAAGATCAACCACCTGATGTGATTGATCCGTTGATCATGGACGGTCAGTTTCAAGAAGAAACATTAAAATCGTTGTCTTTGACCAAAGACGAAGTCCTTTCGATGTTGAAAAGAAAGGGTTTGTACGAGATAGACCATGTGTCATTAGCACAATTGAATACCGATGGCTCGCTTTTTATCGACATGAAGAATTGA
- the queA gene encoding tRNA preQ1(34) S-adenosylmethionine ribosyltransferase-isomerase QueA translates to MNVNDFDFDLPEELIAQTPLKDRAASKLMVIDRDKGSVENKQFPSVVDYLNPGDCLVLNNTKVLPARLLGEKEETKGKVEMLLLHQTGEDEWEALVKPAKKIKVGTRVSFGDGLLTAECTEIRDQGLRIVKFEYDGIFLEVLDQLGEMPLPPYIKEQLDDRDRYQTVYAKEVGSAAAPTAGLHFTDEILERIRAKGIKIAYLTLHVGLGTFRPVQVDDVEEHDMHSEFYQLDQETADLLNDVKQNGNSVVAVGTTSVRTLETIARDEQGKFKGSSGWTDIFIYPPYRFQAIDAMITNFHLPKSTLIMLVSAFASKELILRAYEEAVRDRYRFFSFGDAMIIL, encoded by the coding sequence ATGAACGTTAATGATTTTGATTTTGATTTGCCAGAGGAGTTGATTGCTCAAACTCCTTTGAAAGATCGAGCTGCCTCTAAATTGATGGTGATTGATCGAGATAAAGGATCTGTAGAAAATAAGCAGTTTCCTTCAGTTGTTGATTATCTTAATCCTGGAGATTGTCTCGTTTTGAACAATACAAAAGTTCTTCCCGCCAGGCTTCTTGGGGAAAAAGAGGAGACAAAGGGAAAGGTAGAGATGTTATTGCTTCACCAAACAGGTGAGGATGAGTGGGAGGCGTTAGTTAAGCCTGCCAAAAAAATTAAGGTTGGAACTCGTGTTTCTTTTGGTGATGGATTATTGACAGCTGAATGTACAGAAATCCGTGATCAGGGTTTACGAATCGTAAAGTTCGAATATGATGGTATTTTTCTTGAAGTACTGGATCAACTAGGAGAAATGCCTTTACCACCTTATATAAAAGAGCAACTGGATGACCGTGATCGTTATCAAACAGTCTACGCGAAAGAAGTCGGATCAGCTGCCGCACCAACGGCTGGGTTACACTTCACAGATGAAATCCTGGAACGTATCAGAGCCAAAGGAATTAAAATTGCTTATCTGACGCTCCATGTTGGGCTAGGTACATTTCGACCTGTGCAAGTAGATGACGTAGAAGAACACGATATGCATTCAGAGTTTTATCAATTGGATCAAGAAACTGCAGATCTTTTAAATGATGTGAAACAAAATGGGAATAGTGTGGTTGCAGTCGGGACTACATCTGTTAGGACCTTGGAAACTATTGCAAGGGATGAACAGGGAAAATTCAAAGGATCAAGTGGATGGACTGATATTTTCATCTATCCTCCTTATCGTTTTCAGGCGATTGATGCAATGATTACGAATTTTCATTTACCGAAATCAACATTAATTATGTTAGTTAGTGCTTTTGCATCTAAAGAATTAATTTTACGTGCTTACGAAGAGGCTGTGCGTGACCGGTATCGTTTTTTCAGTTTTGGAGATGCGATGATTATTTTATAA
- the yajC gene encoding preprotein translocase subunit YajC encodes MEILGTLAPILLFILLFWLILIRPQQKRQKQVREMQSNLQKGDRIITIGGLHATVHAVDEGSLVLEVNDGNKLTYDRNSVREVVTSND; translated from the coding sequence ATGGAAATTCTAGGAACTTTAGCTCCGATATTGCTATTCATTTTGTTGTTCTGGTTGATCTTAATCCGTCCACAGCAAAAACGTCAAAAGCAAGTAAGAGAAATGCAAAGCAACTTGCAAAAAGGTGATCGTATCATTACGATCGGTGGTCTTCATGCAACTGTACACGCAGTAGATGAAGGTTCACTTGTACTAGAAGTGAATGATGGAAACAAACTTACATATGACCGTAACTCGGTCAGAGAAGTTGTTACATCTAACGATTAA
- the tgt gene encoding tRNA guanosine(34) transglycosylase Tgt, giving the protein MAISYEHIKTCKQTGARLGRVHTPHGSFDTPVFMPVGTLATVKTMAPEELKEMGANMILSNTYHLWLRPGEDIIEEAGGLHKFMNWDGSILTDSGGFQVFSLSDMRKIKEEGVHFRNHLNGEKLFLSPEKAMHIQNSLGSDIMMAFDECPPYPASYEYMKSSVERTSRWAERCLEAHQKPDSQGLFGIVQGGEYEELRKQSAKDLVSMDFPGYAIGGLSVGEPKDVMNRVLEFTTPILPSDKARYLMGVGSPDSLIDGAIRGIDMFDCVLPTRIARNGTCMTSNGRLVVRNAKFARDFTPLDENCDCYTCRNYTKAYIRHLIKTNETLGLRLTTYHNLYFLVKLMEDVRQAIREDRLGDFRDEFFERYGFNKPNAKNF; this is encoded by the coding sequence ATGGCGATCAGCTATGAACATATTAAAACTTGTAAACAAACTGGGGCAAGGCTAGGGCGAGTGCATACTCCTCATGGTTCTTTTGATACTCCTGTTTTTATGCCAGTAGGAACATTGGCGACAGTTAAAACTATGGCACCTGAGGAATTAAAAGAGATGGGTGCGAATATGATTTTATCAAACACGTATCACTTATGGCTTCGACCAGGTGAAGATATCATTGAAGAAGCGGGTGGACTCCATAAGTTCATGAACTGGGATGGATCTATTCTTACAGATTCCGGTGGATTTCAAGTATTTAGTTTGAGTGATATGCGTAAAATAAAAGAAGAGGGCGTGCACTTCCGAAATCACTTGAATGGAGAGAAATTGTTTTTATCTCCAGAAAAGGCGATGCACATACAAAACTCATTAGGTTCTGACATCATGATGGCCTTTGATGAGTGCCCACCATACCCAGCAAGTTATGAATACATGAAGTCTTCTGTGGAACGGACGAGCCGCTGGGCAGAAAGATGCCTTGAAGCTCACCAGAAACCTGACTCACAAGGGTTATTTGGTATTGTACAGGGCGGAGAATATGAGGAATTAAGAAAACAGAGTGCGAAAGACCTTGTTTCAATGGACTTCCCAGGCTACGCGATTGGTGGGTTGTCAGTAGGAGAACCTAAAGATGTGATGAACCGAGTACTCGAGTTCACGACACCTATATTACCTTCTGATAAGGCACGCTATCTTATGGGGGTTGGTTCACCGGATTCATTGATTGATGGTGCTATTCGTGGAATTGACATGTTCGATTGCGTACTTCCTACTCGAATTGCTCGTAATGGAACTTGCATGACATCCAATGGCCGTCTGGTTGTTCGAAACGCTAAATTTGCTAGGGATTTCACACCACTTGATGAAAACTGTGATTGCTACACATGCCGTAATTATACGAAAGCTTACATTCGTCATCTAATCAAAACGAATGAAACGTTGGGTTTAAGATTAACTACTTATCATAATCTTTACTTTCTGGTAAAATTGATGGAGGATGTTAGACAAGCCATAAGAGAAGATCGCCTTGGTGATTTTCGAGATGAATTCTTTGAACGATATGGCTTTAATAAACCTAATGCAAAGAACTTTTAG
- a CDS encoding YebC/PmpR family DNA-binding transcriptional regulator, protein MAGHSKWHNIKHKKNAKDAKRGKIFMKLAKEIYVAAKEGGGDLETNASLRLAVDKAKANNMPNENIDRAINKATGNLDGENYEELTYEGYGPGGVAVMVDVLTDNKNRTASEVRHAFSKNNGNLGENGCVSFMFQRKGYMVIDRTKTDVDEDEFMLEAIEAGCEEVEASDEVFEVFTSVDDFDKVKQSLDQSYEFEVAELTMFPDTYTEVIEEHDEDMEKLIDMLEDLDDVQDIHHNKQ, encoded by the coding sequence ATGGCCGGACATTCTAAGTGGCATAATATTAAGCACAAGAAAAATGCTAAAGATGCTAAACGCGGGAAAATTTTTATGAAGTTGGCGAAAGAGATTTATGTAGCTGCTAAAGAGGGTGGGGGAGACCTTGAAACCAATGCATCTCTTCGACTAGCGGTAGATAAAGCAAAAGCTAATAATATGCCTAATGAAAATATTGACCGTGCAATCAATAAAGCGACTGGTAATTTAGACGGTGAAAATTATGAAGAGCTGACCTATGAAGGGTATGGCCCTGGTGGAGTTGCTGTAATGGTGGATGTACTTACTGACAACAAAAACCGCACTGCATCAGAGGTTCGACATGCTTTTTCAAAAAATAACGGGAACCTTGGTGAAAACGGTTGTGTATCTTTCATGTTTCAAAGAAAAGGTTATATGGTAATCGACCGTACGAAAACGGACGTTGACGAGGACGAATTCATGTTAGAGGCGATCGAGGCTGGATGTGAAGAGGTTGAAGCTAGTGATGAAGTGTTTGAAGTCTTCACTTCTGTGGATGATTTCGACAAAGTTAAACAATCGCTTGATCAATCTTATGAGTTTGAAGTGGCAGAATTAACGATGTTTCCAGATACTTATACAGAGGTAATCGAAGAACATGACGAAGATATGGAAAAACTTATTGATATGCTTGAAGACTTGGATGACGTTCAAGATATTCACCACAATAAACAGTAA
- a CDS encoding DUF2905 domain-containing protein, producing the protein MTDIGKLFIFIGVLFVIIGLVWGLIGKLPGDITFKKGNTTIYFPIVTSIVISIILSLIFFIIGRFR; encoded by the coding sequence TTGACGGACATCGGGAAGTTATTTATTTTCATAGGAGTCTTGTTTGTCATCATTGGACTAGTCTGGGGCTTAATTGGAAAGCTCCCTGGAGATATTACATTTAAAAAAGGAAATACGACCATATACTTTCCAATCGTGACATCGATTGTGATAAGCATTATCTTAAGCTTAATATTTTTCATTATTGGAAGATTTCGATAG
- a CDS encoding (S)-benzoin forming benzil reductase, whose product MKFAIVTGASRGLGLEVSKNLLKNDYNLITISRKRKTNELKNLANENRRSYFHHSCDLSDLEAFNDTLHEIVVSLTNQKEIEELLIVNNAGMVSPMGPVGELKNYSIAQHVAVNLTAPMLLVNTIKKDVEVGHLFVVNVTSGAAENGMYGWNAYCSTKAGVNMYTETAALEAEALKSGDMHVAFSPGVMDTDMQKEIRGTDEHSFQAVDKFKQLKENGELRSPKEVADLMTELIVERQSIQNGKVYHVNDLSK is encoded by the coding sequence ATGAAATTTGCAATTGTTACGGGTGCTTCCAGGGGTTTAGGTTTAGAAGTATCTAAAAATTTATTGAAGAATGATTATAATCTGATTACGATATCTAGAAAAAGAAAAACGAATGAGCTTAAAAATCTTGCGAACGAAAACCGCCGTTCCTATTTCCATCATTCTTGTGATTTGAGTGACTTAGAAGCTTTTAACGATACATTACATGAAATAGTCGTATCTCTTACGAATCAAAAGGAAATCGAAGAGTTATTGATTGTGAATAACGCTGGGATGGTATCACCTATGGGACCAGTTGGTGAACTAAAAAACTATTCGATTGCACAACATGTTGCTGTCAACTTGACTGCTCCTATGTTGTTAGTGAATACGATAAAAAAAGATGTAGAAGTTGGACATCTTTTCGTAGTTAATGTAACTTCTGGCGCAGCTGAAAATGGTATGTATGGTTGGAACGCCTATTGTTCGACTAAAGCAGGAGTTAATATGTATACGGAAACGGCAGCACTCGAAGCAGAGGCTCTCAAGTCTGGTGATATGCATGTGGCATTCAGTCCTGGTGTGATGGATACAGATATGCAAAAAGAAATTAGAGGAACAGATGAGCACTCTTTCCAAGCAGTCGATAAGTTCAAACAACTGAAAGAAAACGGAGAGCTAAGAAGCCCTAAAGAAGTAGCTGATCTCATGACGGAATTGATCGTTGAACGTCAATCAATCCAAAACGGAAAAGTTTATCACGTCAATGATTTAAGCAAATAG
- the spoVB gene encoding stage V sporulation protein B encodes MTKQTFIKGAIILIIAGMISRLLGFINRIVVARLLGDEGVGVYMLVMPALFLMITLSQLGIPVAISKLVAEANAQKQSQRIRKILYVSFSITITLSIILTVVFIYVAPIIAKEMLLDDRTYIPMLMISPIIPIIAISSVFRGYFQGMQNMIPQATAQVIEQVVRIFLVVVMVQAFLPYGLAYATGGAMLSVIIGEFVSLVYIYICYKRYNRGLPRHLFSTPFHYLKDTFNNIMRIALPTAGNRMIGSVTYFLEPILVSQSLFIAGYTVSESTKMYGQLTGYVLPLLLLPTFITHSLSVALIPSVSEENALGHQRAVHYRIRQALRLSFASGGLVTIVFMLFAVSILQLIYGSVNGAQFLTFMAPFFILLYFQAPLQATLQSLDFAKHAMINSLIGAVVKLTILWTLATKPSFGIDGVVIAVLVGILVVTILHFITLYRVIHFALPVPLILKMISLLLITYLTGSYSQKMLTPMSELPLLVLSILFMTIVYIIGLFLFQIISRDEWNQLKNRATR; translated from the coding sequence ATGACGAAACAAACTTTCATTAAAGGTGCAATAATTCTCATCATAGCTGGTATGATCAGTCGACTACTGGGTTTTATCAATCGTATTGTCGTAGCTAGATTATTAGGGGACGAGGGTGTAGGTGTTTACATGCTTGTCATGCCTGCTCTCTTTTTGATGATCACTTTATCTCAATTGGGGATTCCAGTCGCAATTTCAAAACTGGTGGCAGAGGCAAATGCACAGAAGCAATCACAGCGGATCAGAAAAATTTTATATGTCTCTTTCTCCATAACGATTACACTGAGCATTATTTTAACAGTTGTATTCATTTATGTAGCACCTATCATTGCAAAAGAAATGCTACTTGACGACCGGACATACATCCCGATGCTCATGATCAGCCCAATCATTCCGATCATCGCGATTTCATCTGTATTCAGGGGTTATTTCCAAGGGATGCAAAATATGATTCCACAGGCCACTGCACAAGTAATTGAACAAGTCGTCCGGATTTTTTTAGTTGTCGTGATGGTACAAGCCTTTCTTCCATATGGCCTTGCATATGCGACAGGTGGGGCAATGTTATCGGTGATTATAGGAGAGTTCGTGTCACTCGTCTACATCTATATCTGTTACAAAAGATATAACCGCGGGCTCCCACGTCACCTTTTCAGTACGCCTTTTCATTATTTAAAAGATACATTCAATAACATTATGAGGATCGCATTACCTACTGCAGGAAATCGTATGATCGGTTCAGTAACTTATTTTCTAGAACCGATATTAGTATCTCAGAGTCTATTCATTGCCGGTTACACTGTCTCAGAGAGCACGAAAATGTATGGGCAACTAACAGGATACGTTTTACCACTACTTCTGCTGCCGACATTCATTACACACTCATTGTCAGTTGCTTTGATACCGTCAGTAAGTGAAGAGAATGCATTAGGACATCAAAGGGCGGTCCATTACCGCATCAGACAAGCTTTGCGCTTATCGTTTGCTTCAGGTGGATTAGTGACGATTGTATTCATGTTGTTCGCTGTCTCTATTCTACAGTTGATCTATGGCAGTGTGAATGGAGCCCAATTCCTGACTTTCATGGCCCCATTCTTTATATTGTTATACTTTCAGGCTCCGCTACAGGCGACATTACAATCACTGGACTTCGCGAAACATGCTATGATCAATAGCCTTATAGGCGCTGTGGTGAAACTGACCATACTATGGACACTCGCAACGAAACCTTCGTTTGGAATCGATGGGGTCGTCATTGCTGTACTCGTCGGGATACTAGTGGTCACAATTTTGCACTTTATTACGCTTTACCGTGTTATTCATTTCGCACTACCGGTACCACTGATATTAAAAATGATTTCTTTGTTGCTAATTACGTATCTCACAGGGTCATACTCACAAAAAATGCTCACCCCGATGAGTGAGCTTCCTTTATTAGTATTAAGTATCCTATTCATGACGATCGTCTATATCATCGGATTATTTCTATTTCAAATCATCTCACGCGACGAATGGAATCAATTAAAAAATAGGGCGACCCGATAA
- a CDS encoding ArsB/NhaD family transporter yields the protein MEPILAVTIFLISYFFLLMDKINRALIALCGSSLMVLFGLFTWDDALSSYVDWSTIMLLFSMMVLIAITQRTGVFEFVALWMIKKVEGRPVPLFIWIGTLTAIGSALLDNVTTVLLFVPVLMHLFKQLNLPAFPYLVMVIITSNIGGTATMIGDPPNIMIGQAVPHFTFISFIIHLGPVVLLIFIITMLFLLALFKKKITSTRRVDRSYIENIDPQKSLRKTPLLYQSVIILILTMVAFTLHSSLHLELTTIAIMSALLLLLLSEKEASCDVIFQKIEWTTLFFFIGLFVLVGGLESTGIIDRVALMFIEMTEGDVMVASFVILWSAGILSGFVDNIPYVASMIPIVYEFQEFGIQSIDPMWWALALGACLGGNGSLLGASANVVVAGIASTNQVHIRFVRYMLYGFSIVILSLIVSSVYLYVRYFML from the coding sequence ATGGAACCAATACTAGCAGTAACGATTTTCCTTATTAGCTACTTTTTTTTACTAATGGACAAAATCAATCGAGCACTGATTGCTTTGTGTGGATCATCTTTGATGGTTTTATTCGGATTATTTACTTGGGATGATGCTTTATCTTCTTATGTTGACTGGAGCACAATCATGCTCTTATTTTCGATGATGGTGTTAATCGCGATCACTCAACGGACAGGTGTGTTCGAATTTGTTGCTTTGTGGATGATAAAAAAAGTCGAAGGCCGTCCTGTACCACTCTTTATTTGGATTGGGACATTAACGGCGATCGGGTCCGCTTTACTCGACAATGTGACAACCGTTTTGTTATTTGTACCGGTATTGATGCACTTGTTCAAACAATTGAATTTGCCTGCCTTCCCTTACCTTGTAATGGTTATTATCACTTCTAATATCGGTGGAACTGCTACGATGATCGGTGATCCACCTAATATAATGATTGGACAAGCAGTGCCTCATTTTACTTTCATATCTTTCATCATCCACCTAGGGCCTGTTGTCCTCCTTATTTTTATCATCACGATGCTATTTCTGCTTGCATTATTTAAGAAAAAAATCACGAGTACTCGACGTGTCGACCGATCGTATATTGAGAATATTGACCCTCAAAAGTCACTTAGGAAAACACCATTACTCTATCAGTCCGTTATCATATTGATTTTAACGATGGTGGCATTCACACTCCATAGCTCACTCCATTTAGAGCTGACGACTATTGCGATTATGTCTGCACTACTGTTGTTGTTACTGTCTGAGAAAGAAGCTTCATGCGATGTTATATTTCAAAAGATAGAATGGACGACGCTATTTTTTTTCATAGGATTATTCGTCTTAGTGGGTGGATTAGAATCCACAGGCATCATCGACCGTGTGGCATTAATGTTCATTGAAATGACGGAAGGCGATGTAATGGTCGCATCATTCGTTATATTATGGTCTGCCGGAATTTTGTCTGGATTCGTAGATAACATTCCTTATGTCGCATCGATGATTCCGATTGTATACGAATTTCAGGAATTTGGGATCCAGTCAATCGACCCTATGTGGTGGGCACTCGCACTTGGAGCCTGTTTGGGCGGGAATGGTTCTTTGTTAGGAGCTTCGGCCAATGTAGTAGTGGCTGGAATTGCTAGCACGAACCAAGTTCATATACGTTTTGTCCGTTATATGCTGTATGGGTTTTCGATTGTGATTCTTTCACTGATTGTCTCCTCAGTTTACCTGTACGTTCGCTACTTTATGCTCTAA
- the ruvB gene encoding Holliday junction branch migration DNA helicase RuvB, translated as MDDRMVSGELQTDDTQVEQSLRPSTLAQYIGQNESKKNLSIFIEAAKMREESLDHVLLYGPPGLGKTTMASIIANEMNVQFRTTSGPAIERAGDLAAILSSLEIGDVLFIDEIHRLPRSVEEILYPAMEDFFLDIVIGEGSSARSVRLDLPPFTLVGATTRAGLLSAPLRDRFGILNRLEFYNMEDLSQIIRRTADIFEIEIDAEAAGEIASRSRGTPRIANRLLKRVRDIAQVQEEAQISYETTKRALKMLQVDQHGLDHIDHKYLLGIIDKFGGGPVGLDTISATIGEESQTIEDVYEPFLLQEGFIQRTPRGRVATMKSYEHLNREVNNS; from the coding sequence ATGGACGATCGAATGGTATCGGGTGAATTACAAACAGACGATACACAAGTGGAACAGAGTTTACGACCTTCCACATTAGCACAATATATCGGACAAAATGAATCAAAGAAAAATCTTAGCATTTTTATAGAAGCTGCAAAAATGCGTGAGGAATCATTAGATCACGTTCTGTTATATGGGCCACCTGGACTTGGTAAAACGACAATGGCATCCATCATTGCTAATGAAATGAATGTGCAGTTTCGGACAACTTCAGGGCCAGCAATTGAAAGAGCAGGAGATTTGGCTGCCATTTTATCTTCATTAGAAATCGGGGATGTATTATTTATTGATGAGATTCATCGCTTACCTCGATCAGTAGAAGAAATCCTTTATCCTGCTATGGAAGATTTCTTTCTGGATATTGTCATCGGTGAAGGTTCAAGTGCAAGGTCGGTCCGCCTTGACTTACCACCTTTTACATTAGTAGGTGCCACAACAAGAGCTGGACTCCTTTCTGCACCTTTGCGTGACCGTTTTGGTATACTGAACCGCTTAGAATTTTATAATATGGAGGACTTGAGCCAAATCATCAGACGGACAGCAGATATTTTTGAAATTGAAATCGATGCAGAAGCTGCTGGGGAAATTGCTTCAAGGTCCAGAGGAACTCCGCGTATTGCCAACCGTTTACTAAAACGAGTGCGTGATATTGCACAAGTACAGGAAGAAGCTCAAATCTCTTATGAAACGACTAAGAGAGCTCTTAAAATGCTTCAAGTGGACCAGCACGGATTGGATCATATCGATCATAAGTATCTTCTTGGGATCATTGATAAATTCGGTGGTGGCCCAGTAGGTTTAGACACAATATCGGCGACAATCGGTGAGGAATCACAGACAATTGAGGATGTTTATGAACCATTTTTGCTACAAGAAGGGTTTATACAAAGGACACCACGAGGAAGAGTGGCTACGATGAAATCATATGAACATCTCAATCGGGAGGTTAATAACTCTTGA
- a CDS encoding post-transcriptional regulator, which translates to MEPIVKHVDRWRPYIKDVLQSKVDELQLLGYDGANEREVWDCLMQKVWRKKQEKQLHEVIQDVLHLKDGTYMNYLSIQAQAQGMESNDLAQQIEALNEWESNNK; encoded by the coding sequence GTGGAACCAATCGTAAAGCACGTAGACCGCTGGAGACCTTATATTAAGGACGTTTTACAAAGTAAAGTGGACGAGTTACAATTGTTAGGATATGATGGCGCGAACGAGCGCGAGGTGTGGGATTGCTTGATGCAAAAGGTTTGGAGAAAGAAACAAGAAAAGCAGTTGCATGAAGTAATTCAAGATGTTTTACATTTAAAAGATGGAACGTATATGAATTATTTATCCATTCAAGCACAAGCACAAGGGATGGAATCAAATGATTTAGCACAACAAATCGAAGCTCTGAATGAGTGGGAATCAAATAATAAATAA
- a CDS encoding TIGR04086 family membrane protein, giving the protein MNERLRAITFGVAAVVIFMLLTSLVIALFIYFGDVTNSTLRWTTFITSVLILMVGGLIGGKMTMDKGWMTGVLIGAVYVFGILIYQFLANDQWVHHNQTLYFAIFLLASTIGSMVGVNFRKTA; this is encoded by the coding sequence TTGAACGAGAGATTAAGGGCTATTACGTTCGGCGTAGCAGCTGTTGTTATCTTCATGCTACTAACTAGTTTAGTTATTGCGCTCTTTATCTATTTTGGTGATGTGACTAATTCAACCCTTCGCTGGACAACCTTTATTACAAGTGTACTTATACTTATGGTTGGAGGTTTGATTGGCGGAAAGATGACCATGGACAAGGGGTGGATGACTGGTGTCTTGATCGGAGCAGTATACGTTTTCGGGATACTAATATATCAATTTCTTGCTAACGACCAATGGGTTCACCACAATCAAACACTCTACTTTGCAATCTTCTTACTGGCTAGCACCATCGGTAGCATGGTAGGGGTTAATTTCAGGAAAACAGCGTAA